A genomic stretch from Flavobacterium sp. KS-LB2 includes:
- a CDS encoding regulatory protein RecX — protein MNPVYSIKEAIHKIEHYCAYQERCHEEVVQKLRSMKMDSDEIDTILAHLIKDNYLNESRFACSFARGKHRIKFWGKIRIVNELKFRKITQYNINLALKEISTEEYLSTFHTLAERNWESILETNNLKKRKKCCDYLLRKGFESNLVYEKVKELENLKEE, from the coding sequence ATGAATCCCGTTTATTCCATAAAAGAGGCCATCCATAAAATAGAGCATTATTGCGCTTATCAAGAGCGCTGTCATGAAGAAGTCGTACAGAAGTTACGAAGCATGAAAATGGATTCTGATGAAATCGACACTATTTTAGCACACCTGATCAAAGATAATTATCTGAATGAAAGTCGTTTTGCCTGCAGTTTCGCGCGAGGAAAACACCGCATCAAGTTTTGGGGAAAAATAAGAATTGTAAACGAATTGAAATTTCGAAAAATCACGCAGTACAATATTAATTTGGCACTAAAAGAAATCTCTACTGAAGAATATTTATCGACTTTTCATACGCTGGCAGAAAGAAACTGGGAATCCATTTTGGAAACCAATAATCTAAAGAAACGAAAAAAATGCTGTGATTATTTATTACGCAAGGGATTCGAGAGCAATTTAGTTTATGAAAAAGTGAAAGAGCTGGAGAATTTAAAAGAAGAATAA